ACGTTGAGGGACAGAGGCCCGTATCCTGCTGATCAAGTGGTCAGGGATATTCAAGGGAAGTTTGCCTTCGTCCTCTTTGACACTGCTTCGAACAATGCATTTGTAGCATCTGTAAGTGATCCTCTAATCCTGTACTCATTAAATACCACTCTTATCTTGTGATTCTTGTTGCAAATTTGCAATATATCTCACGCTAAATGTTTTGGCATAGGATGCTGATGGCAGTGTTCCCTTCTTTTGGGGGACTGATGCGGATGGCCATCTCGTTCTCTCTACTGATGGAGAAGTCGTGAAGCAAGGTTGTGGAAAAACATTTGCTCCCTTTCCTAAAGGTACTGTTTTTAATGTTGTCTACTCTCATGCTTTACTGAAACTGGACTTTTTTTATGATGGGAATGAGGAGAGAACGAATCATTTACTATTTTTCATAGATAGGAGGACGTCTAGTTTACTTCACATTACACAAAAGAGTTAGGCGCGTGTTTGTTAGACATGGCATGATTGGTTTTGTTATGAAATAATGGATGCTTAATTCAATCCTTGAATAGTGAGACTAATGAAAAATCTAGAAGCTGCCATATCTCAGTACAAATAGGTAACATGAGTACTTCATAAGGTAAACTCGTAGAGGCTCATATCAATGCCTCATAGGTTTACATATTGAGTTATATGAGAAACTTTATCTACATAAGAATTGCTAAGCCTCTAAGCATTCAGTTTCACACTTTCACCTCAAATATGTCTATTGCTCTTGTCATATGTCACGTGTGCACCTTGTTCGCCCTCGATCACCAGTAAAATCGAGAATGGTAATATTCTTTGCAGCCTATTTGTTGTACTGTGACTGAATATTATCATACTGAGATGGATGCATATATAAAAAGGAGTTTGATGGAGTCGGAAATCTTTTAGAATCGCATTGTAAATGATTTCCGAGTTGTTATGCTGGCGTAAAAAGAAGTCTCTTGTAATCAAAATTTAGGTTTTTCCAAGTTAGTACTATATCTCATAGAATTGGTTGAAAAATGTTTTTATAGAGTAACATGCAACCTTTTCTTgaatatatcatcattcatcaaGCAGTTCATATTTTTCTCTATCCATCAGGATGTTTCTACACATCTTCTGGAGGCCTCCGAAGCTACGAGCATCCAGTTAACGAACTGAAGGCCGTACCAAGAATTGACAGCTCTGGCGAAGTTTGTGGCCTGACCTTTAAGGTGGATGCAGAGTCGCGCAAAGGGAACACAGGAATGCCTAGAGTTGGAAGCGACGCGAATTGGTCCCAAAACTACTAAGAAATATAATTGACTGACTTCATCACCCTTATGTCCGAGGCTTATGTTATTATCGGCTGCCGATTTCTCTCGTATTTATCCACTGTGTTGAGATCGAATCGAGCACTGTCACTTTTGATGCTCTGTAAAACAATGTCAGTTGCTTACTGTTGGCCTTGAACCATacgtaaataaaataatcaagaCTACGCTGAGTCTGTGTTTTTATCAAATCTATGTATACCACTCCCTATTTACATAACCTCTTCTGTAATTATATGTTTGTTTTGTGTGTGGTTACATTCTTGGGCATGTGTGTGTTTGGTCATCATTGGTGTTGCTGTAGGCTCCATCCTAGTTTTCACAATGAACTCTTCATAAAGATGATTAATGCATCAAATTAATGTTTTCTTATATGGATTAtaaaaatacttataaaatctaattatgatattatatggagtattatttgtATGTTTTCTTTTGTTGTTATACACAACAACAATCAATTAACTTACATATTAAAATACAATATAAATTTCAACTAAatctataaattaaaatacttatAAATTCTATCCATTATAACTAAATCTACAAATTAAAATACTTATAAATTCTATCAATTATATCAAGAAATATATTGATGCACATGGAATCAAGTAATCTCCAAGTTAAGTTGTTATATTaggaataaataattaaatttgagtTATCTTAACTTTTTAAATCGAAATACCTAGATTACGCGTAAGTAGTATTATtgtaaatattattataattattggaGATGATGGTTAGtattattttacatatttaaaattttgttattGGAATTTGATAGAAAAATCCTATGAGCACCATTGTGCTCGCAAAAATGGTACATGTCATGTGCTTGGAAAACCCATTATAGCGAGCCGAGCACATTAAGAATTTCATGTGTGCTATGTATGAAGCTTGTCGGAAAGTTTTGCGAGCACTCTCCAAACACAAGGCTTGCTCATTATAAGTTCCACAGACCTAGACTTTGTTAATTTGCGAGCAATTGTATTTGTTCAGAAATTTGTGAACACTCCATTGCACTCAGAAAATCATGTTGCGAATACATGCTCGCAAATCTCCGcattttaatcaaaatttaatcaaTTGGAGCATAAAATTGAGCAGGAGATTATGAGCATTCTATTGTGCTCGAAATTTTGGGCTTTTTTGCAAACACAAAAGTGCTTTGAAAATTAGTTGTACTATTTCTTTTAGGAGAGTGAATATAGTTTAAATTATAATTGATTAAACAGAACAAAAGCCAAAATATTTAGGAGAACGAATATAATATGAAAAATGATTTACTAAAAGATTTGATGATTTGATTTAGGAAATAGGAAAACTTTAACTTCTCAAAGttgtataaaatgataacacTCCTATATATAGAGAGATTATATATAGGCGTTCTAGAAATCTCTTATTctattcttttttatattttaattgttaggatattttttttcaactatCTAGATATTTTCCACATATATCTAATAGTACTACATTATTCTAgataatggagtaatatttgACCATAATTGTAGATAATTATACTACAAAAATCTAATTCTTTTTATTCCAATACAAGGCCCTAGTTAATGAACATCTTAAAAATCCTTTCACGTTACTGATGAGTGATGTCAATAGGCATCCAAAGTTctaaacacaatgtcaataggCATTGTAACCAAAAAATGTATGGCTAGTTATCTTTTTCGAATTACACAAACACTAACATCGAGTATTATCTTAACTTAACAACCCTCTAAAAATGTTTGAACTTAAATAGAATATACAGTACTATCTATTGAATTATGTAATATCAAATCCTTTGAGATATTATCTTGCAACAAgtcattttcttgattttctaAACTGGGATTTGATCTATATAGATGTCAATAATTTTAGGACCTAAATTTTAAAAGATTTTATTATATCATTTACTGAATATCTATATAGATGATGTGagatttcataattttttttgtaaattattaCTACATGTTTAAATTTGTTAAATATGGTAATTACATGGATATAGCAATAAAACGCACTGCATATACATATAAGAACATGTAGATACATATGTCTTGATCCAATCCTAAGGTGAATAAATGCTCTTACAAAATATATAGATACTCTCACTAGCATGTCTGAAAAACCAGCAGCATGGTGGAGGCGtgacattttataaaaatacacctaaatttatataattattggGACCACTTATtaactactttttcttcttcaaatttgTATTACTAATTATAACATATTTAATCTTTTTATTAGCAGAAGAACTATTCCACTCTCTGATTCCTCCTCTACTTATACCCTTTATCTTGCCACTCATTCATCCATCAAACAAACTCTCTTGATCACTTGtttcatttctttcttttcccACCGTGTGATCGTGTTGGGTAAAGCTGTCAGCATGATCTAAGCTTTCCTTTCAAGTCGGGGAAGGGAAGCTTAGGTCATGTGGCAGCTTCATCCTATGCCGTTTGGCACGAAGATTCAAAATACCAtgctttttttcttctcttgttTTATCAGTCAACTTCTTTAATTTGCAcaagaaaccctagttttccCCCATTCTATGGCTTTTTTATTCAGATTAGGGTTTCTGTTTCTTTTCCATTAtagatttgatattttattttctggGATGTTTAGGAATTCTCATGTACAGTATATAACTAAATATTATAGCAAAATCATTCATTCTTGAACGGAAGTCTTGAATGGTTTTGCTAATTATTTCAAGATCCCTTTCTATAAATACCTAATTGTGCAATAAATCTGATAATGTACACATTTGTTTCAAGAAACCATTTACTTTCGCAGTTAATTCTTTCCTATATCCTTTTAATATGAATTTTACATGATTAAGGTTGAAATTTCAAACAGGCTTCAATCTTTTtcttggaaaaagaaatgtAATTTAAGATTTTTTTGGCTCAACCCTTTCATTCCAAAAATTAGCAAAAAATTGCATTCTTGTTTTTCTGGTGGTGATGTTGAAAACCTTGTGCATTATAGTATATGGTTTTAACAATTCTTCAGATGCATTTATAACCACACTTTTCATAGGAAGTTTTTGCGGTCTGTGTTTTTTTAAACTGCTCGATCAGAAAACTGTATTcagtactagtactattttataaaaactAACTATAAAGAAAATGCTTTTTATGGTGGTGcaaaaattaaatgatacaCCGATAATGTGAGATACATCCATCTTAAGGAATGAGTAAAAAATTTTACTCGACAAAAAACGCATATAGAAGTCGTAAGAGTAATTAATTATGGTTAATTAGATTTATGTGAACTTAATATATTGATGCCAAGCTGAATTTCACTCTGTGACTTAATAATGATTCCCAGTGCTTATTCTCTTGtgtaaatattattaaaatcatTAAGATGGCATGCTAATTATTCAAGTTGAGAACCAGTGGAATACTTTTAATCAAATTCAAGAAATTATAATATCATAGTGAACATAGAGGTTATACAATTCTCGTAAAAAGTTAGATTTTGGGAGTTGATATGGAGTAGTTTAGTGAGACATAGTGAACATAGAGGTTATACAATTCTCGTAAAAAGTTAAACATTTTGtaaattactactccataatTGTTAGTTGAGTAATAAATAgtcatattttgattttaagaatCCAGACAAGATGATGCGAGCTTTGAATTTTGCTACAATGTAATTTTATCACTTTTTAAACCTAATACTCAAAAGTGATTTGTCAAGATGATGTTCAACATTATTTGAGTCTTATAAGCTTCAAACAAAAtgatgctaaaaaataaaagaaaatgttaATCAAACTCTAGATAGAATGCTGCTCAGAAGCGATGATATCACTTCAGATCTCATCAAAGGCAATATCACTTCAAAGCTAGTTATGCTATCCTATAATTCACAAAGCTATTCGATATCTAAATTATCTTCGCATTTAAGATAAAAGTGTCATGATCTTCATATATTACAATTCAAGATTCAAATGCGAAGATATTCAGAATTAGATTGTTTGTCAAGTTCTAAATTAGATGATGCATAATAGGAGTACAATTTTGGTTTTCAAATTTTAGACTATATTATGCATATATAATTacgagggaacatctttttaggtctataaactttgccaaagtatcattttaggtccgtgaactttaaaaatatcattttaggtctgtcaactacaagttaatattatttgcggtattttaaactttttctggacgaaaatgcccttaaggccttcaaaagggcaatttggacaattctttcgccactcatcttgcgtcaaagacctagagtccaacaatttcttttactactatttaatttaattaccatccaaattgaatttaaatataattacaatttgacgtaaaaaatatgtgttaattttttaattattagatgaccaattattTATGGATAGTGAATTGAGActtgatactttattttattttttgaatctaaactgcattttaagaacttactataggtgatttgtgaattatgtttagtttatttgttttgaaattagatagctattaatttggattgtcattcggagtattatttatatgaatttcagaaTGGAGAACTATTaacatccaaattgaatttaaatataaaaatttgtcgttaaaaattgttggactctagGTCTCTGAtgcaagatgagtggcgaaagaattgtccaaattgaCCTTTGAATGTtttaagggcattttcgtccggaaaaaagtttaaaatacctcaaatgatattaacttgtagttgacagacctaaaatgatattttcaaagttcacggacctaaaatgatactttggcaaagttcgtggacctaaaaagatgttccctctataattagagtgaactacataaaatgaCCATGACttttccatttgtttcaatCCAAACCACTgacttttaaaaatatcgccacaagtctctggcctttaacataatcacatatcaggttttttcggactaaaagacccttcagccctaaaagggcattatgGTCATACCACATTGATTCTGCAGTGGCGATTTGACGGTTGTGCGTCAGCCGTCAGTCATGATGACTGTGCGTCAGCATCTGCCACCTATACGAGACTCCATTTGTGATTTAACAAAtacatttcaaaaatttcactTTGCAGTCGTGTCCcatcttcttttttatttataacattgtattttaattaattaaaataaatatggtTTATAATTAAAACAACATACTCCTAGAAAATATGGTCAATACATATAAGAATCATCCAATGTAGTTTTTGAAGTATGGGATAGTTTTAATATCACCAATTAATTTGGATATATTCTTCAATATTTAAAAAAGGACATGGGTATGGTATTTATACTAATTAATATGGTATTTATAGTCCAAGTACGTAACAATCCATTTCTAGTGATTTTTAATATCGTTtgccttttttattttctttatcccatttaattaataaagtgCTTAGTCACCTATAATCAACGAGATAATATGGGATAAAAACTGTTTGAAAATATAAAccgtaaatttgtaattttgtaaaattgaatgataacaataataataatgaaaatttaaTGGAATTATTGTATATTCAAAGTATTTAGGTGTGGCCGTGTGGATAAATTATCTGAGCATGATTTACTGTTGCCCGCAGCATACCAATTCTCCCTAAAACTATTGACCACATCACTTCCGAGGCCAAATACTGTTTGATGTTTTCTCCCTAAAATTATTGATTTACTGTTTCCAGTTGAATTATGATACACATACTGACTCATCACAACTTTTAACTAAGcaagtagtatattttaattaatgaaaaaaagcgaattattctttttaggtggagttgaaattaaattaaGCTTTGCAATTTGAATTATCAATTGATGGATAGGCCGCCTATAGCTCGTGATGaattaacacatattttaatggtTAAATGTATTTTCTTCACTGTCTAAAAATGGTAGCTgtataattattgaaaaaataataaaatggaaATCGAGCTACTATTAATTTgataaaatctaaaatataaCAAAGATCCTGTAGTTTTTATAGCTGTACTAAATTTCCTTATGGCA
This sequence is a window from Salvia splendens isolate huo1 chromosome 5, SspV2, whole genome shotgun sequence. Protein-coding genes within it:
- the LOC121805823 gene encoding stem-specific protein TSJT1-like, which produces MLAVFDKSVAKSPDALAQNAQNESLPALEDKFLATYFSSVHPGSVVINLASAGFMAYSSDRQTPLLPRLFAVVDGIFCLFEGNIQNVAHLKQQYGLNKAANEVIIVIEAYRTLRDRGPYPADQVVRDIQGKFAFVLFDTASNNAFVASDADGSVPFFWGTDADGHLVLSTDGEVVKQGCGKTFAPFPKGCFYTSSGGLRSYEHPVNELKAVPRIDSSGEVCGLTFKVDAESRKGNTGMPRVGSDANWSQNY